The following coding sequences are from one Diadema setosum chromosome 9, eeDiaSeto1, whole genome shotgun sequence window:
- the LOC140233262 gene encoding uncharacterized protein, whose translation MDDKFVLSVVQNGFMIGLSDLLPGGSLRALSPPGTQHFRFNKANMAPRKAGHRTGGSPNARGSFAEINLPNQLARPSPERVRTIIATAMSMRNILAAPVRTRLQFWGYLTSLVDMLADCRLHMRPLQIHVLQAYRPNTDPLSMSILVSNHIPACLAQWMSRPFLNQGKPLRAPLPSLTVTTDASLLGWGAVCAGNVVSGNWAHLPRLPHINQLEFRAVMLVCRHFHAALVGRTVLIQTDNVTVASYINKQGGTHSISLNALAAHFWRWCRVQVISPVAVYLPRQDFLIADFLSSGRELPSEWMLHPEVFAWLQTTIGPLQVDLFASSLNHQLRLYCTRSRDPEAWMVDAFSFPWGGFGVAQEALVSDVNEPPDGSPPSPAGSPRPDQTTVVRDDAQQPDSITPNCVAIVVQAGRQAGLSHRAAEFIAHSHRDPTVQSYNSRLTAYFSCEEQALSPRTTPLHRMADFFRHLFGKGLALWTIRAYRSAIAVVHSGFEDGSMVFNAPTLTRLFKAFFLKRPPTKTLLPSWSLPRVMRALAGPPFEPLAKASLARLTWKTAFLLAVASGHRLSTLHALSTAPGHIHWERDGVRLILSPTFIAKNQTSSTKPVEIFISPLTAFSSVPEDKVWCPVRSLKWWYLDRTKSFRKHDQLFLICKEPHSPASWDSVSRWIVNAIKAAGPEALTGPNLPHANDTRSISTSWALFAGVGQEDILKAAYWSSANSFISYYLRDVLASKAAFSGAALASASGTSRPTS comes from the exons CTCCTCGAAAAGCAGGCCATAGAACAGGTGGTAGTCCAAATGCTCGGGGAAGTTTC GCCGAGATCAACTTGCCGAACCAGCTGGCTCGTCCTTCTCCGGAGCGGGTCAGGACGATTATAGCCACCGCAATGTCCATGCGGAACATTCTGGCTGCCCCCGTGAGGACTAGGCTCCAGTTTTGGGGGTATCTCACAAGCTTGGTGGACATGCTCGCCGACTGTCGCCTGCACATGCGACCGTTGCAAATTCACGTCCTGCAGGCGTACAGACCAAACACGGATCCGCTTTCTATGTCGATCCTAGTCTCCAATCACATCCCGGCTTGCTTAGCCCAATGGATGAGCCGACCATTCCTCAACCAGGGCAAGCCCCTCAGAGCGCCCCTGCCCTCGTTAACAGTAACTACGGATGCGTCATTGTTGGGATGGGGAGCGGTGTGCGCCGGGAACGTGGTCTCGGGGAATTGGGCTCACCTCCCACGTCTACCGCACATAAACCAGCTCGAGTTTCGGGCCGTGATGTTAGTGTGCAGACACTTCCATGCAGCCCTTGTCGGCAGGACAGTTTTGATTCAGACCGACAATGTCACAGTGGCATCTTACATCAACAAACAGGGAGGTACCCACTCCATATCCCTCAATGCCCTGGCGGCCCACTTCTGGAGGTGGTGCAGGGTACAGGTGATTTCCCCCGTGGCAGTTTACCTGCCAAGGCAGGACTTTCTGATTGCCGACTTTCTTTCCAGTGGCAGGGAATTACCATCCGAGTGGATGCTACACCCCGAGGTCTTTGCATGGCTACAGACGACCATTGGCCCCCTTCAGGTCGATCTGTTTGCCTCCAGTCTGAACCACCAGCTCCGGCTCTATTGCACCCGGTCCCGGGACCCGGAAGCTTGGATGGTGGACGCATTCTCCTTTCCCTGGGGGGGATTCGGGG TGGCCCAGGAGGCCCTGGTTTCTGACGTTAATGAACCTCCTGATGGGTCACCCCCAAGCCCTGCCGGGTCGCCCAGACCTGATCAGACAACCGTTGTCCGGGACGACGCACAGCAACCCGACAGCATTACACCTAACTGCGTGGCCATTGTCGTGCAGGCGGGTAGGCAGGCGGGGCTCTCCCATAGGGCGGCAGAGTTCATTGCCCACAGTCATAGAGACCCGACGGTACAGTCTTACAACTCTAGGTTGACGGCATATTTTTCCTGCGAGGAGCAGGCGTTAAGTCCCCGGACCACACCTCTGCATAGGATGGCCGATTTCTTCCGACACCTGTTTGGTAAAGGTTTGGCTTTATGGACCATCAGGGCCTACAGATCCGCAATAGCTGTAGTGCACAGTGGGTTTGAGGACGGCAGTATGGTTTTCAATGCGCCTACCCTGACTAGATTGTTTAAAGCATTCTTCCTAAAGAGGCCGCCCACGAAGACTTTGCTTCCATCGTGGAGTTTGCCTCGCGTTATGAGAGCGTTGGCGGGACCTCCCTTTGAGCCGTTGGCCAAGGCGTCCCTTGCCAGGCTCACTTGGAAGACTGCTTTCTTACTGGCGGTGGCCTCTGGTCACAGGCTGAGCACGTTACATGCGTTGTCCACCGCGCCAGGGCACATCCATTGGGAGCGCGATGGTGTGAGATTGATTCTGAGCCCCACGTTCATCGCCAAGAACCAAACGAGCTCCACGAAGCCAGTGGAGATTTTCATTAGTCCGTTGACAGCTTTTTCGTCTGTTCCTGAGGACAAGGTGTGGTGTCCTGTGCGATCCCTCAAATGGTGGTACTTGGACCGGACAAAAAGTTTCAGGAAGCACGATCAGCTTTTTCTGATCTGCAAGGAACCTCACTCACCAGCCTCTTGGGATTCGGTGTCGAGATGGATAGTTAACGCTATCAAGGCGGCAGGCCCGGAAGCTCTTACGGGACCCAATCTACCCCACGCAAATGATACAAGGAGTATCAGCACATCGTGGGCTCTGTTTGCTGGTGTTGGTCAGGAGGACATCCTGAAGGCAGCGTACTGGTCCTCGGCCAACTCATTCATCTCTTATTATCTGAGGGACGTCCTGGCGTCCAAAGCGGCCTTTTCTGGTGCGGCCTTGGCTTCGGCATCCGGGACATCTAGACCTACCTCCTAA